A single genomic interval of Acetobacteraceae bacterium harbors:
- a CDS encoding class II fumarate hydratase, which yields MTDFRTERDGLGDIDVPADKLWGAQTQRSLHYFSIGWERMPVEMIEAFAMIKKASAEANAASQRLGKTQHDLITQVCDELLAGQHAEMFPLHVWMTGSGTQFNMNVNEVISNRACQIAGTALGSKMPVHPNDHVNMSQSSNDTFPTAMHIATVLGTARKVSPAVQALAAAIQRKADHWADIVKIGRTHMQDAVPLSVGQEWSAFATQLREAAARVSDAVKGLYPLALGGTALGTGINTDGAFASHACARIATLTGHAFTSGHDKFALQAAHDALVHLSGTFRGLGGVLFKIANDIRLLSCGPRAGLAELHLPENEPGSSIMPGKVNPTQAEALAMLALQVMSNDVAVGMGGASGLLQMNVYKPLMIYNTLQSITLIHDGCENFRRFLIEGTELNAARIQRYVDESVMLVTALAPEIGYDAASKIAHDAMARDRTLKEAALASGKLTEAQYDRLIDPKKLLAPNVVIS from the coding sequence ATGACGGATTTTCGGACCGAACGGGATGGGCTCGGTGATATTGATGTCCCCGCCGATAAATTATGGGGTGCGCAGACGCAGCGCTCACTCCATTATTTTAGCATCGGTTGGGAGAGAATGCCGGTCGAAATGATCGAGGCGTTCGCCATGATCAAAAAGGCGAGCGCCGAGGCCAATGCCGCCAGCCAACGTCTCGGGAAGACGCAGCATGACCTGATCACGCAGGTTTGTGATGAGCTCCTCGCCGGGCAACATGCGGAGATGTTTCCGCTTCACGTGTGGATGACGGGCTCTGGCACGCAATTCAATATGAATGTCAATGAGGTGATTTCCAACCGCGCCTGCCAGATTGCCGGGACAGCGCTTGGCAGCAAAATGCCGGTGCACCCCAATGACCACGTCAATATGTCGCAATCCTCTAACGATACTTTCCCGACAGCCATGCACATCGCCACTGTGCTGGGGACGGCGCGCAAGGTGTCGCCCGCCGTGCAGGCGCTTGCGGCGGCAATCCAGCGCAAGGCGGATCACTGGGCCGACATTGTCAAAATCGGCCGCACCCATATGCAGGATGCCGTCCCTTTAAGTGTCGGGCAGGAGTGGTCAGCTTTCGCGACGCAATTACGGGAGGCGGCCGCACGTGTGTCAGATGCGGTAAAGGGGCTCTACCCCCTTGCCCTGGGCGGCACGGCGCTCGGCACGGGCATTAATACGGATGGGGCTTTCGCCTCCCATGCCTGCGCCCGGATCGCGACATTGACAGGCCACGCTTTTACTAGCGGGCATGACAAATTTGCCCTTCAGGCCGCGCATGATGCGCTTGTTCATCTCTCCGGCACATTCCGGGGGCTCGGCGGGGTGCTGTTCAAAATCGCCAATGACATACGCCTCCTCTCATGCGGACCGCGCGCCGGGCTGGCCGAACTTCATTTACCGGAGAATGAGCCGGGATCATCCATCATGCCGGGCAAGGTGAACCCGACTCAGGCAGAAGCACTGGCGATGCTGGCCTTACAGGTGATGAGCAATGATGTCGCGGTCGGGATGGGCGGGGCGTCCGGGCTGTTGCAGATGAATGTCTATAAGCCGCTGATGATTTATAACACTCTGCAGAGCATCACACTCATCCATGATGGCTGCGAAAACTTCCGCCGCTTCCTGATTGAGGGGACGGAACTGAATGCCGCGCGCATCCAGCGTTATGTTGATGAATCAGTGATGCTTGTCACTGCTTTGGCGCCGGAGATCGGATATGACGCTGCCTCAAAAATCGCCCATGATGCGATGGCGCGGGACCGCACTTTAAAAGAGGCGGCGCTCGCTTCCGGGAAATTGACGGAAGCTCAATATGACCGCCTCATTGACCCGAAAAAATTGCTGGCGCCGAATGTCGTCATATCCTGA
- a CDS encoding cupin domain-containing protein, producing the protein MSRFQRRGFLSIAGLAGLGGVAQAMPVGAPHSGKENGRKSASTAPGPSKTHAPPSQQNLHGAAIPDFVASLNRAEMHKVDGGWARELNDAQFHALKDLAVVNMGLEVGCMREMFWRQQAEWGYVVSGKCRIMSLDEQGRSSVDDVGAGDIWSVPAGTPHSIIGLAPTGAETLMFLDDADGSEFHTNSISAWMAATPPELLEKNFNMPQQVFAASKKEPRWISRLSNPSDLDTARKNARIRPGAEKIVYLFSRSNFYARTAGGYMQVVDPASFPASRPFSAASDVIHVNGMREMHWHPHAAEFGIVLSGTAELTVMCTDGHQKTARLDKNDVWNIPRGQGHCIVNRGAQDLHVLTVYKADRYAGYGLSDWLTHVPVEVTAETLGLPVDVIDHFPMARRGFMPR; encoded by the coding sequence ATGAGTCGTTTCCAACGTCGTGGCTTCCTCTCAATAGCAGGTTTGGCGGGTTTGGGCGGTGTCGCACAGGCCATGCCCGTAGGCGCACCACATTCCGGTAAGGAAAATGGACGTAAATCGGCCAGCACCGCGCCCGGCCCGTCCAAAACACATGCGCCACCCTCGCAGCAAAACCTGCATGGTGCCGCCATCCCCGATTTTGTCGCGTCTCTCAATCGCGCTGAGATGCATAAGGTCGATGGCGGATGGGCGCGAGAGCTCAATGACGCGCAATTTCACGCCCTCAAAGACCTCGCTGTTGTCAATATGGGGCTTGAGGTCGGGTGTATGCGCGAGATGTTCTGGCGACAGCAGGCAGAGTGGGGCTACGTCGTCTCAGGCAAATGCCGCATTATGTCGCTGGATGAGCAGGGACGCTCCTCCGTCGATGATGTCGGGGCGGGCGATATATGGTCGGTTCCTGCCGGGACGCCGCACAGTATCATCGGACTCGCCCCGACCGGTGCGGAAACCCTGATGTTTCTAGATGACGCGGACGGCTCGGAATTTCATACAAATTCGATTTCGGCCTGGATGGCCGCGACACCGCCCGAATTGCTCGAGAAAAACTTCAACATGCCGCAACAGGTTTTTGCCGCGTCAAAAAAAGAACCGCGCTGGATCAGCCGCCTCTCCAACCCCAGTGATCTCGATACGGCACGAAAAAATGCGCGGATCAGGCCGGGTGCCGAGAAAATCGTCTATCTCTTCTCCCGCTCCAATTTTTATGCGCGCACGGCGGGCGGTTATATGCAGGTCGTTGATCCGGCAAGCTTCCCCGCCAGTCGTCCATTCTCAGCGGCGAGCGATGTGATTCACGTCAATGGCATGCGTGAGATGCACTGGCATCCCCATGCGGCGGAATTCGGCATTGTGCTTTCCGGCACGGCGGAACTGACGGTCATGTGCACGGACGGGCATCAGAAGACGGCGCGTCTTGATAAAAACGATGTCTGGAATATTCCGCGGGGGCAGGGACATTGCATCGTCAATCGCGGTGCGCAGGACTTGCATGTCCTGACCGTTTATAAGGCCGATCGATATGCCGGATACGGCCTGTCTGATTGGTTGACGCATGTGCCAGTGGAAGTCACGGCGGAGACGCTCGGCCTTCCCGTTGATGTGATTGACCATTTCCCCATGGCGCGAAGGGGCTTCATGCCGCGTTGA
- a CDS encoding NAD-dependent malic enzyme, with product MTENLSFHLSTKSLLENPVLNKGLAFSKAERDAFGLHALLPPAVRTLEEQLKTARMLLDDMESPFARHIYLRSIQDSNETLFYALIASDLETMLPLIYTPTVGEACQKFSTIWQRPRGLFLSYEDRENMEARLAHPALDDVRVIVVSDGERILGLGDQGAGGMGIPIGKLSLYTACAGIAPQHTLPILLDTGTDNEARLADPSYIGSRHKRVRGAEYDAFIEQFVECVMKRWPHVLLQWEDFAGVNAARLLARYRDQLCTFNDDIQGTASVAAGAILAANQASGKRLSDQTIVMLGAGSAGVGIARLLLAAIEDEDTPHEEARQRFYMLDKDGLLTAQRVEMLDEGQKLFARDDWSSAKGDLATLIDTIDAAILIGVSGVAGVFSEEIIRNMTRKTERPIIFPLSNPTSHAEATPEDIMRWTDGKALVSTGSPFPPLPYKGTTRRVDQTNNSYIFPGMGLGIIACRAMRVTEAMFMAAAKKLAALSPLHQDPDGNLLPPVTQLRDVARDIAIATALQARADGVCAGFSDDTLDGMIDQHIWSPQYKSYSKARV from the coding sequence ATGACAGAAAACCTCTCTTTCCACCTTTCCACAAAAAGCCTCCTGGAGAATCCCGTTCTCAATAAGGGCCTGGCTTTCAGCAAGGCGGAGCGCGACGCGTTTGGCCTGCACGCGCTTTTACCTCCTGCCGTCAGAACGCTGGAAGAACAGTTAAAAACGGCCCGGATGCTGCTTGATGATATGGAGTCGCCTTTCGCCCGGCATATTTATCTGCGCAGCATTCAGGATAGTAACGAAACCTTGTTCTACGCCCTGATCGCGTCTGACCTCGAAACAATGCTTCCCTTGATTTACACCCCGACTGTCGGAGAAGCCTGCCAGAAATTCTCCACCATCTGGCAACGTCCGCGCGGCCTGTTCCTCTCATATGAGGACCGGGAGAATATGGAAGCCCGCCTGGCACACCCCGCGCTTGATGACGTCCGGGTGATTGTCGTCAGTGACGGGGAACGCATACTCGGTTTAGGTGATCAGGGCGCAGGAGGGATGGGCATCCCGATCGGCAAATTATCGCTCTATACTGCCTGCGCTGGCATTGCCCCGCAACATACTCTCCCGATCCTTCTCGATACCGGCACGGATAATGAGGCGCGGCTGGCGGACCCATCTTACATTGGCAGTCGTCATAAGCGAGTTCGTGGCGCGGAATATGATGCGTTTATTGAGCAGTTTGTTGAATGCGTCATGAAAAGATGGCCGCATGTCCTGCTGCAATGGGAGGATTTTGCCGGGGTTAATGCCGCACGCCTCCTCGCGCGTTACCGGGATCAGCTTTGCACCTTTAATGATGATATTCAGGGCACGGCTTCCGTTGCCGCGGGTGCCATCCTCGCCGCCAATCAGGCTTCCGGTAAAAGACTCTCCGATCAGACGATCGTCATGCTCGGCGCAGGTTCCGCAGGTGTCGGCATTGCGCGTCTGCTTCTGGCGGCGATAGAGGATGAAGACACACCGCATGAGGAAGCCCGTCAACGCTTTTATATGCTCGATAAAGACGGATTACTGACAGCGCAAAGAGTGGAAATGCTCGATGAGGGTCAGAAGCTTTTTGCGCGCGATGACTGGTCGAGCGCGAAAGGTGATCTCGCGACATTGATCGATACGATCGACGCCGCCATCCTGATTGGCGTGTCCGGCGTCGCGGGTGTCTTCTCGGAGGAGATCATCCGCAATATGACGCGTAAGACGGAACGGCCGATTATCTTCCCCCTCTCGAACCCCACTTCCCACGCGGAAGCAACGCCGGAAGACATCATGCGCTGGACGGATGGCAAGGCACTTGTCAGCACGGGCAGCCCCTTCCCGCCTTTGCCATACAAGGGCACGACACGGCGGGTTGATCAGACAAATAACTCCTATATCTTCCCCGGTATGGGATTGGGCATCATCGCATGCCGCGCCATGCGGGTGACGGAGGCGATGTTTATGGCCGCCGCTAAAAAGCTGGCCGCGCTCTCGCCGTTACATCAGGACCCGGACGGTAACTTGCTGCCACCTGTCACGCAATTGAGAGATGTCGCGCGAGATATCGCCATCGCGACTGCGCTTCAGGCCCGCGCAGATGGCGTGTGCGCGGGTTTTTCCGATGACACACTTGACGGCATGATCGACCAGCATATCTGGTCACCTCAATATAAAAGCTACAGTAAGGCACGCGTATAA
- a CDS encoding sulfur transferase domain-containing protein: MSVKPLSSDFTAAGQVTVDDMPRLVKEGYTAILCLRPDDEEPEQPKAAEIAAAAEAAGLQFGLLPMRSSERPDEEMLRRLQNIINDLKGDDAKARIYAYCRSGGRVRIAYDLLRALPGRKHVAAHKFDVVIVGGGSGGIATAASLIKRRPDLTIAVIEPAAAHYYQPAWTLVGGGAFSKHATRRTEASVMPKDVNWVHHAVAAFRPENDTILLEDETEISYKALVVATGVTLNFDAIPGLEETLGKNGVTSNYRYDLAPYTWELVQGLETGKAIFTQPPAPFKCAGAPQKAVYLSCDAWAKRHVNDAISVEFDVAGPALFGVKDFVPVLMSYIQRYKVDLQLNSKLVHVDGNAKTATFERQAGGKTEIVTRQFDMLHVVPPQSAPKIVRESALANAEGYLAVDPQTLQHITFKNVFGVGDVIGTSNAKTAAAARKQAPIIAENLLAMMDSRDLPYAYDGYGGCPLTVENGKVVLAEFGYGGKLMPSFPKWIINGFKPSRAAWTLKKFGLPFIYWNAMLKGREIMLGLKRR, translated from the coding sequence ATGAGCGTGAAACCACTATCCTCCGACTTTACCGCCGCGGGACAGGTCACAGTGGATGATATGCCTCGACTCGTCAAAGAGGGCTATACTGCCATCCTCTGCCTGCGACCGGATGATGAAGAGCCGGAACAGCCGAAAGCAGCTGAGATAGCCGCGGCTGCCGAAGCGGCTGGTTTGCAGTTCGGTCTCCTGCCCATGCGGTCGAGTGAGCGTCCGGATGAAGAAATGTTGCGGCGGCTGCAAAACATCATCAACGACCTTAAAGGCGACGACGCGAAGGCCCGCATCTACGCTTATTGTCGCTCCGGCGGGCGGGTGCGCATTGCGTATGACCTGTTACGTGCGCTTCCTGGTCGCAAGCATGTTGCGGCCCATAAATTTGATGTTGTCATTGTGGGGGGCGGTTCCGGCGGGATCGCCACCGCGGCGAGCCTGATCAAAAGACGACCGGATTTGACGATTGCGGTGATTGAACCGGCAGCCGCGCATTATTACCAGCCAGCCTGGACACTCGTCGGTGGCGGGGCTTTCAGCAAGCACGCCACAAGGCGCACGGAAGCCTCCGTTATGCCGAAAGATGTGAATTGGGTGCATCATGCGGTCGCGGCATTCCGTCCTGAAAATGACACGATCCTGCTCGAGGATGAGACGGAAATCTCCTATAAGGCGCTGGTGGTTGCCACAGGCGTCACTCTGAACTTTGACGCGATCCCGGGGCTTGAGGAGACGTTGGGCAAAAACGGCGTGACCTCGAATTACCGTTATGACCTCGCGCCCTATACGTGGGAGCTGGTGCAGGGGCTTGAAACGGGTAAGGCGATTTTCACCCAGCCGCCCGCGCCGTTCAAATGCGCTGGGGCACCCCAGAAAGCTGTTTATCTTTCCTGCGATGCCTGGGCGAAGCGCCACGTCAATGACGCGATCTCGGTCGAGTTTGACGTGGCGGGCCCGGCTTTGTTCGGCGTGAAAGATTTCGTTCCCGTGCTTATGTCCTATATTCAGCGATATAAGGTTGATTTGCAGCTGAATTCAAAGCTCGTGCATGTTGATGGCAATGCGAAGACAGCGACATTTGAGCGTCAGGCGGGCGGCAAGACGGAAATCGTCACGCGGCAATTTGACATGCTGCATGTTGTGCCACCCCAATCGGCCCCAAAAATCGTGCGGGAGAGCGCGCTTGCCAATGCGGAGGGTTATCTCGCGGTTGATCCGCAGACATTGCAGCACATTACCTTCAAAAATGTTTTCGGTGTGGGGGATGTAATCGGGACATCCAACGCCAAAACAGCGGCCGCCGCGCGGAAACAGGCCCCGATCATCGCGGAGAACCTATTGGCGATGATGGACTCCCGCGACCTGCCTTATGCTTATGATGGATATGGCGGCTGCCCGCTTACCGTCGAAAACGGTAAGGTTGTGCTTGCGGAGTTCGGTTATGGTGGCAAATTAATGCCAAGCTTCCCGAAATGGATCATCAATGGTTTCAAGCCGTCCCGCGCCGCCTGGACCCTGAAAAAATTTGGCCTGCCCTTTATTTACTGGAATGCGATGCTCAAAGGGCGGGAAATCATGCTTGGGCTGAAACGCCGTTAG